A genome region from Tolypothrix sp. PCC 7712 includes the following:
- a CDS encoding CHAT domain-containing protein produces the protein MSNLCQRIIYVSTQQAKKLNFQRFTKLFFLLTLLICLLFGQVGTAQTPHTDVLVELGIKDYNAGNFFNAIKNWQEALNQYKNNPSATGVVNENLARAYQQIGENKEAIASLEAAIRDYGAVENIQQVGRMKSELAQVYSNLGQPRKAIALLCGQLVDKSKNQVSQELKCTPESAEQIASKFNDKRGQVAALGILAEAYRLIGSYDQAIKYLDAAQQVTPEYQFLVFNSLGIAYKSRGQLRELQADSAMMAGVSSKEQELTQKSLDDYNRAYQYFQDSIKFARKEKQAIAEMRGLLNLIQLASETNHSKFINDGEFNKTFEDALNVLESLPNSATKVYGEIDLAYLQRNTKGTSPFTYCPTEMILSSNNRRLNLLENSVLTSKQLQDKRLISYANGALGHFWECQKNNEKALKYTQSAIIAADNKLSAKDSLYLWEWQAGRILDAQNQKQDAIASYQRAFDTLEDIRQDILTAERDVQFDFRDVVRPLYRTLAQSRLDLLGVGAIADEQRVKELSKVVNTIDALKLAELQNYFGNDCILSGLNPKSVGELLEDNSVAFQNTGFLSSIILDGKTGILLQLPNQATKFKWIEDPNQQGTTKIVSSDTLEKKIAEFRKGLVSKEEINYDKTIAAHLYDWIIRPFADDIKSQKIKTLVFIQDGFLRSVPMAALYDSQQQKYLVETYAVATTPSLRLTKPKLRDRTMQKALILGLTKEATIDGKTFDALFAVPNEISAIERIFPDHTPLIDDNFIPENFQQKLDQTRYSIVHIASHAQFGIIPEDTFIVTGKNQKLTISQLETSLRNLNNKSDSVELLTLTACETAVGDDRATLGLAGVALQVGVKSAIASLWSVSDESTSEIVKTFYINYRHTGMSIAQALQTAQMRMINAKKLPSSENINPLYDHPAYWAPIIAIGNWL, from the coding sequence GTGAGTAACCTTTGCCAACGGATAATTTATGTCTCTACTCAGCAAGCCAAAAAACTAAATTTTCAGCGATTTACTAAATTATTTTTTTTACTAACCCTTTTAATTTGTTTATTATTTGGACAAGTCGGAACTGCACAAACTCCACATACGGATGTACTAGTTGAGCTAGGAATCAAAGACTATAATGCAGGAAATTTTTTCAATGCTATAAAAAATTGGCAAGAGGCACTCAATCAGTATAAAAATAATCCGTCAGCTACAGGGGTTGTGAATGAAAATTTGGCGCGTGCTTACCAACAAATAGGAGAAAACAAAGAAGCGATCGCATCTCTGGAAGCCGCAATTCGTGACTATGGTGCGGTAGAGAATATCCAGCAAGTTGGACGGATGAAGTCAGAATTAGCCCAAGTTTACAGCAATTTGGGACAACCTCGCAAAGCGATCGCACTTTTGTGTGGTCAACTGGTAGATAAGTCAAAAAATCAAGTAAGTCAGGAACTAAAATGCACTCCCGAAAGTGCTGAACAAATCGCCAGCAAATTTAATGATAAACGCGGACAGGTTGCGGCTTTGGGGATTCTCGCTGAAGCATATCGCTTAATCGGCAGTTACGACCAAGCAATTAAATATTTAGACGCAGCACAACAAGTTACTCCAGAATATCAATTTTTGGTGTTCAATAGTTTGGGTATTGCTTACAAAAGTCGTGGTCAATTGCGAGAGTTACAAGCAGATTCGGCAATGATGGCTGGTGTTTCTAGTAAAGAACAAGAATTGACGCAAAAGTCTCTAGATGACTATAACAGAGCTTACCAATATTTTCAGGATAGTATAAAATTCGCCCGCAAAGAAAAGCAAGCTATAGCCGAGATGCGGGGATTATTAAATTTAATTCAGTTGGCTTCCGAAACAAATCACAGCAAATTTATTAATGATGGGGAGTTTAACAAAACCTTTGAGGATGCTTTAAATGTTCTCGAAAGTTTACCCAATTCAGCAACAAAAGTCTATGGAGAAATTGATTTAGCATACTTGCAGCGCAATACAAAAGGAACTTCACCCTTTACCTACTGTCCAACTGAGATGATTTTATCTAGTAACAACAGAAGATTGAATTTGCTAGAAAATTCAGTATTAACAAGTAAACAATTACAAGATAAGCGCCTAATTTCTTATGCTAACGGGGCTTTGGGACATTTTTGGGAATGTCAGAAAAATAATGAGAAAGCATTAAAATATACCCAATCGGCAATCATTGCCGCAGACAACAAGTTGAGTGCAAAAGATAGCTTGTATTTGTGGGAATGGCAAGCAGGAAGGATTTTAGATGCACAGAACCAAAAACAAGATGCGATCGCATCTTATCAGCGAGCATTTGATACTTTAGAAGATATCCGTCAGGATATTTTGACTGCTGAACGGGATGTACAGTTTGATTTCCGCGATGTCGTTAGACCATTGTACCGGACATTGGCACAGTCGCGGCTTGATTTGCTGGGAGTTGGGGCAATTGCAGACGAACAACGTGTGAAGGAACTATCAAAAGTAGTTAACACCATCGATGCTCTGAAACTGGCAGAATTACAGAATTATTTTGGCAATGATTGCATTTTGAGTGGGTTGAATCCCAAATCGGTGGGCGAACTTCTGGAAGATAATAGTGTAGCGTTTCAGAATACTGGGTTTTTGAGTTCCATAATTTTAGATGGCAAAACCGGGATATTATTGCAGTTACCTAATCAGGCAACCAAATTTAAGTGGATTGAAGACCCCAATCAACAAGGTACAACCAAAATAGTTAGCAGCGACACCCTAGAGAAAAAAATTGCCGAGTTTCGCAAAGGATTAGTTAGCAAAGAAGAAATTAACTACGATAAAACAATTGCGGCACATCTTTATGATTGGATAATTCGCCCTTTTGCTGATGACATCAAATCCCAGAAAATCAAAACCCTGGTATTTATTCAGGATGGGTTTTTGCGTAGCGTGCCAATGGCAGCACTTTATGATAGCCAACAACAGAAATATTTAGTCGAAACCTACGCCGTTGCTACAACCCCCAGTTTACGACTTACTAAGCCTAAATTACGCGATCGCACTATGCAAAAGGCGTTAATTTTGGGTTTAACAAAAGAAGCCACAATTGACGGCAAGACTTTTGATGCACTTTTTGCTGTTCCTAATGAAATCAGTGCAATTGAAAGGATATTCCCCGATCATACTCCTTTGATCGACGATAACTTTATCCCCGAAAATTTTCAGCAAAAACTCGATCAAACCAGATATTCCATTGTTCACATAGCTAGTCACGCTCAATTTGGCATCATTCCCGAAGACACCTTCATTGTTACAGGGAAAAACCAAAAACTTACCATCAGCCAATTAGAAACATCTCTGCGAAACCTCAACAACAAATCAGATAGCGTCGAACTACTCACACTGACTGCTTGTGAAACCGCAGTTGGCGATGATCGTGCCACACTAGGATTAGCCGGAGTTGCATTGCAAGTTGGAGTTAAAAGTGCGATCGCATCTTTGTGGAGTGTTAGCGATGAATCGACATCCGAAATAGTCAAAACGTTTTACATAAACTATCGCCACACTGGTATGAGTATTGCCCAGGCGTTGCAAACAGCCCAAATGAGAATGATTAATGCTAAAAAATTACCATCATCTGAAAATATCAATCCTCTATACGATCATCCTGCTTATTGGGCACCAATAATTGCGATCGGTAATTGGCTTTGA
- a CDS encoding filamentous hemagglutinin N-terminal domain-containing protein — protein sequence MYRLHQPEKLSIKSIFYLYISTVFSFTSPAQAQITPDNTLGTEASRLNQNQIIKGVLSDKIEGGATRGSNLFHSFQEFNIDTGRGVYFTNPAGIANILTRVTGSERSQIFGTLGVLGNANLYLLNPNGIVFGPNAQLDISGSFKASTANSFKFTDGSEYSATTAQAPPLLSVSVPLGLQYSPIRPEATITNRGNLRVGQDLQFIANKLDLQGQLIAGRDLVLQGQDTVKVRDTALNPFVARSGGNLTIQGNQGIDILALSHPQHIAFISSKNLSLLSDGLISGDAHFSSGGDFRIQSLSGHLVNFTSLYDPIISSTGNVDIAANYRGASLLIESQGNVRFQGTATIDAPDTVSTFVGEDAALRTQPGLIIRSGQNSLVYGGTSQNSPPGFTSGTVPTGITLLSPVRMQPNTQGGVVKLTAAEGGITFHSIDASSTTGGNGGTIELRAKGDIINTNSFLDPFGLFAALGSFSYTIAGDSGNGGNISLISTLGNITLNNVHSPSYSYSAYGDVGSGGNISLSSGSGNITLNDSVLNSNAQSDSGNAGSGGNIALYAGSGDITLNNSGLRSDSYSGSGNAGSGGNIYLYTGSGNITLTNSGSYLNSQITGSVKGKGGDITVSSTNGSIYLRNGVQISASTGGQGNAGNITLNAYGTVLVSDRSIVGSIAARGATGNAGNIELTAGSLILADGGYLTTSNRGTENSGSITLTVSGAAIFDGVFLDPSRWNSSGVFTESTVGQSGDITIRADSLSITNGAKVISSNIGQADAGDIIIDATNAVSVSGLYTNGIPTRPEDDGSISSGIFSVKKNSGGNAGTINITAGSLAVTDGAVLGVSLFDAGNAGNITIKTQGEVLFDGIGKPINGSEVPLTSGAYSSVTPGAVGNGGDIVITANSLKVSNGAVLNSNTSGAGNAGNIILSMPTLTIASGGKVLAATESIGKGGTITITAPNAVNLGTKSQDFSPVISVETSDAGKAGDIVINTPILTLSDTARITATARENSTNPEGGGSITLNASQMDLAGIVGVFAETEGQAPAGTLRLNPYNNQPNLNIVLIPNSQISASTSGSGKGGDLIVAAPQSITIAGFGRLAVETKGTGDAGNINFATQQLNLKDGVEISASTSGVGKAGEIGINAETFTLSGGAKVSTNTFNTGAAGNLNVQVNDQLFLTGQGTGLFASTNEGSIGKGGSIIIDPRTLIIRDGATISTNSQGEGIGGNIKLSAGTLTLDNGKISAETRSSNGGDITLNLQDLLLLRNSSQISTTAGTAQAGGNGGNITFDGKFIVAIPNENSDISANAFTGTGGNIQINSQGIFGIESRAKPTDKSDITASSEQGISGVINLNTPDNSSIQNSFTQLSPNAIDTNALIANSCIARGSKRQENSFTITGSGALRNSPGDVLISAYSTGDVRNVEPTSRPWKKGDPIIEPQGLYRLPDGQLLLSRACS from the coding sequence ATGTATAGATTACATCAGCCAGAAAAACTCAGTATTAAAAGTATTTTTTATTTATACATATCCACTGTATTCAGCTTCACTTCACCAGCTCAGGCACAAATAACACCCGATAACACCCTAGGTACAGAAGCCTCTCGACTCAATCAAAATCAGATAATTAAAGGCGTACTGAGTGATAAAATTGAGGGTGGTGCAACACGCGGTAGTAATCTCTTCCACAGCTTTCAAGAATTCAATATAGATACTGGACGGGGAGTTTATTTCACCAATCCGGCTGGTATTGCCAATATACTGACTCGCGTTACAGGAAGCGAGCGCTCGCAGATTTTCGGCACATTGGGCGTATTGGGGAACGCTAATTTATATTTGCTCAATCCCAATGGTATTGTGTTTGGCCCCAATGCTCAGTTAGATATTAGCGGTTCGTTTAAAGCAAGTACTGCCAATAGTTTCAAATTTACTGACGGTAGTGAGTACAGCGCCACCACTGCCCAAGCACCACCACTGTTAAGCGTCAGCGTCCCTCTCGGCTTGCAGTATAGCCCGATTCGACCGGAGGCAACAATTACCAATCGCGGTAACCTGAGAGTTGGGCAAGACTTGCAGTTCATAGCAAACAAACTTGACCTGCAAGGACAACTGATTGCTGGACGGGATCTGGTTCTCCAGGGACAGGATACGGTGAAGGTGCGAGATACTGCGCTGAATCCATTTGTGGCGCGATCGGGTGGTAATCTAACTATCCAAGGCAATCAAGGAATTGATATTCTCGCCTTAAGCCATCCACAGCATATAGCCTTTATCAGTAGCAAAAACCTGAGTTTGCTCAGTGATGGACTCATTTCTGGGGATGCTCACTTTAGCAGTGGCGGTGACTTCCGCATTCAAAGTCTTTCTGGGCATCTGGTCAATTTCACCAGCCTGTATGACCCAATTATTAGTAGCACTGGCAATGTGGATATTGCGGCAAACTATCGCGGAGCATCGTTGTTGATCGAGTCTCAAGGAAATGTTAGGTTTCAGGGTACCGCTACCATTGATGCACCCGATACGGTTTCTACCTTTGTGGGCGAGGATGCCGCATTACGAACACAACCAGGTCTGATCATTCGTTCTGGACAAAATAGCTTGGTTTATGGCGGCACCAGTCAAAATAGTCCGCCAGGATTTACAAGTGGAACTGTTCCGACTGGAATTACCCTGCTCAGTCCCGTGCGTATGCAGCCCAACACTCAGGGGGGAGTGGTTAAGCTGACCGCTGCTGAAGGAGGTATTACCTTTCATAGCATTGATGCCTCCAGTACAACGGGGGGCAATGGCGGAACTATTGAATTAAGAGCAAAGGGCGATATTATCAACACTAACTCATTCCTCGATCCATTTGGATTATTCGCTGCACTGGGTTCGTTTTCCTATACAATCGCTGGGGATAGTGGTAATGGGGGCAACATATCCTTAATTTCGACCTTGGGTAACATCACTCTCAACAACGTACACTCGCCCTCGTACTCGTACTCGGCATATGGTGATGTGGGGTCGGGAGGAAACATTTCCTTGTCTTCTGGCTCAGGTAACATCACTCTCAACGACTCGGTCTTGAACTCGAACGCGCAATCGGACTCTGGTAATGCAGGATCGGGGGGAAACATTGCCCTCTACGCTGGCTCAGGGGATATCACTCTCAATAACTCTGGCTTGCGATCGGACTCGTACTCAGGCTCTGGTAATGCAGGGTCGGGGGGAAACATATACCTTTACACTGGGTCAGGGAATATCACCCTCACTAATTCGGGATCATACTTGAATTCTCAAATAACGGGAAGTGTTAAAGGTAAGGGGGGTGATATTACTGTAAGCAGCACAAATGGCTCGATTTACTTAAGAAATGGTGTTCAGATATCTGCTAGCACTGGTGGACAAGGAAATGCAGGCAATATTACTCTCAATGCCTATGGTACGGTTTTAGTAAGTGATAGAAGTATTGTGGGATCAATTGCGGCCAGGGGGGCGACGGGTAATGCGGGCAACATTGAACTCACGGCAGGCTCTCTAATACTTGCCGATGGTGGATATTTGACTACTAGTAATCGGGGAACGGAAAATTCGGGGAGTATAACGTTGACGGTGAGTGGTGCTGCCATCTTTGACGGCGTATTTTTAGATCCTAGCCGTTGGAATTCTAGTGGTGTATTCACTGAATCTACTGTAGGACAGAGTGGAGACATTACCATTCGAGCGGATTCACTATCCATTACTAACGGTGCTAAAGTCATTAGCTCGAATATTGGACAGGCCGATGCAGGAGATATCATCATTGATGCTACAAATGCAGTCTCCGTCAGTGGATTGTACACAAACGGCATCCCCACCAGACCGGAAGACGACGGTAGTATATCCAGTGGCATTTTTAGCGTTAAGAAAAACAGTGGTGGTAATGCAGGCACCATTAACATAACAGCAGGGTCACTTGCTGTAACAGATGGGGCGGTGTTGGGCGTTAGCCTGTTTGATGCAGGTAATGCAGGCAACATCACGATTAAGACCCAAGGTGAAGTTTTGTTTGATGGGATAGGAAAGCCTATCAACGGCAGTGAAGTACCTCTTACAAGTGGTGCCTATAGCTCTGTAACACCAGGAGCAGTTGGTAATGGTGGCGATATCGTGATTACAGCAAACTCACTGAAAGTGAGTAATGGAGCTGTATTGAATTCTAATACTTCTGGTGCTGGAAATGCTGGAAATATCATCCTCTCTATGCCAACCTTGACGATCGCCAGTGGTGGCAAAGTCTTGGCGGCCACTGAAAGCATCGGCAAGGGTGGAACAATTACGATCACTGCACCGAACGCTGTTAATCTCGGTACTAAATCTCAAGATTTTTCACCAGTGATCTCGGTTGAAACGAGTGATGCAGGCAAAGCGGGGGATATTGTCATCAATACGCCGATCCTCACCCTTTCAGATACCGCTCGGATCACGGCGACAGCAAGAGAAAATTCTACAAATCCAGAAGGTGGTGGCAGCATTACCTTGAATGCTTCCCAGATGGATTTGGCCGGCATCGTCGGTGTGTTTGCCGAAACAGAGGGACAGGCTCCAGCTGGCACCTTGCGACTCAATCCCTACAACAATCAACCCAATCTGAATATTGTGTTAATACCTAACTCCCAGATTTCGGCATCCACATCCGGTAGCGGCAAGGGAGGTGACTTAATCGTGGCGGCACCCCAGTCAATTACCATTGCAGGTTTCGGACGATTAGCCGTCGAAACCAAGGGTACAGGCGATGCCGGGAATATAAATTTTGCCACCCAGCAACTGAATCTCAAAGACGGAGTGGAAATTTCCGCCTCCACCTCAGGTGTAGGGAAAGCTGGAGAGATTGGCATTAATGCCGAGACGTTTACCCTAAGTGGCGGGGCAAAAGTCTCGACGAATACCTTTAACACTGGTGCAGCCGGCAACCTCAACGTCCAGGTGAACGATCAACTTTTCCTGACTGGGCAAGGTACAGGACTATTTGCCAGCACAAATGAAGGTTCTATTGGTAAAGGTGGCAGTATTATCATCGACCCTAGAACGTTAATAATTAGAGATGGGGCAACTATCTCTACCAATAGCCAGGGAGAAGGAATTGGCGGCAATATTAAGCTTTCCGCAGGTACTCTCACCCTGGATAATGGTAAAATTTCTGCCGAAACCCGCAGTAGTAATGGCGGGGATATTACCCTAAATCTGCAAGACTTACTATTACTACGCAACAGCAGTCAAATCTCCACCACGGCTGGAACGGCTCAGGCTGGTGGTAATGGCGGCAACATCACCTTTGATGGCAAGTTCATCGTGGCAATTCCCAACGAGAATAGCGACATTAGCGCCAATGCCTTCACTGGCACTGGTGGAAACATCCAAATCAACTCTCAAGGCATCTTCGGTATCGAGTCCCGTGCAAAACCAACTGATAAAAGTGATATTACTGCCAGTTCCGAACAAGGTATTTCGGGTGTCATCAATCTCAATACACCCGATAACAGTTCGATTCAAAACAGCTTCACCCAATTATCCCCGAACGCGATCGACACCAACGCACTGATTGCCAACAGTTGCATTGCACGCGGCAGTAAGCGACAAGAAAACTCATTTACCATCACAGGTTCTGGTGCTTTACGCAATAGTCCGGGGGATGTATTAATTTCCGCCTATTCAACTGGTGATGTACGTAATGTTGAACCAACATCGCGTCCTTGGAAAAAAGGCGACCCAATAATTGAGCCACAAGGATTATATCGATTACCTGATGGGCAATTACTGTTAAGTCGGGCTTGTAGTTAA